One Paroedura picta isolate Pp20150507F chromosome 3, Ppicta_v3.0, whole genome shotgun sequence genomic window carries:
- the LOC143833756 gene encoding uncharacterized protein LOC143833756, which produces MQQLDDLEIWKVPQEPPSEETMRDVDEGTQSPDSPEKVDGPAQLPPEDLLGSEHSPEEAEATVPPVPVEKEDRRPPQGASEATAAANPAGHGLDASQAPASRQRKWAMEEIVIRDHLGQEVGCMDAVGQTQISLEKEEELEDQTNSEDRCDRWSQPGPADGALGQGPLDCELASRDGPEGASPPAQDHQSPSGILPPEDSHSTGPGDGPPEGGSLAPEAGGRGVGQEVGPEQKVQEMEPAPVLTATGDEAVPEPGQQSQRRPMETPVGQEAGAVETWPVPQRPGSPPEQLTASLPHPFPPGQEVKDPSAQEEAKISCGDPVRPSPPTQSQDPEPPLQGTKGSLLGQIPPEDNKGSLLDPELPFLPDPSPPPSLPESAGSLFDPATSAMQQAPLPDEEPPSQQDPLASSLERKASHPQGEAPPLPGEQGSPEDQVPPAVSSLPAADMALPSPGTQEQPLPPLPKDQPLSGPACLPSSEPEGEGPFRDNPRPSTDQLPPLTGQRGSLLGTEGEAAEEPPGGLLQGSMPTPTEHPADPPPSQTPPPEGEAGQSLPDQTPPVLQDVESGPVPGWTPASSLPGGGGDLPGERQGPLPSQVPQHLPEEAGSSPAPGAPPTSEDQAMATPLGEAPASLPEVAKTLPEGQNSPAPPEERPPLAGQPSPPGSAPPPVLPGTPVGPHALPLSSQEPPQPLLDKPCARGSGDASTASAGAGAGAGEVAAEVLGNLHAEKQHLQKEAEGSGGTPAKPGVLKSPGATSNPTPNDSSPRSSANTAHPPQLQAAPARQGHGPEPERGKHKSCQCCALM; this is translated from the exons ATGCAGCAGTTGGACGACTTGGAGATCTGGAAGGTTCCCCAGGAGCCCCCATCAGAAGAAACCATGAGAGATGTGGATGAGGGGACTCAGTCCCCGGATAGCCCTGAAAAG GTTGACGGGCCGGCCCAGCTGCCTCCAGAAG ATCTGCTGGGCAGTGAACACAGCCCCGAAGAGGCAGAAGCCACGGTGCCTCCTGTGCCTGTGGAGAAGGAGGACCGTCGGCCACCTCAGGGAGCTTCCgaggccactgctgctgccaacCCAGCGGGGCACGGCCTGGATGCCAgccaagcccctgccagccgccaGAGGAAGTGGGCCATGGAGGAAATCGTCATCAGAGACCACCTCGGCCAAGAGGTGGGCTGCATGGATGCTGTGGGGCAGACCCAGATCTCCCTtgagaaggaagaggagctggAGGATCAGACTAACTCAGAGGACAGGTGTGACCGCTGGAGCCAGCCTGGCCCTGCGGACGGGGCCCTCGGACAAGGTCCACTTGATTGTGAGCTGGCCAGCCGTGATGGCCCAGAGGGAGCATCCCCCCCGGCCCAGGATCACCAGAGTCCCTCAGGGATCCTGCCGCCTGAAGACAGCCACTCCACAGGACCAGGAGATGGACCTCCAGAAGGGGGATCCCTGGCCCCGGAAGCAGGTGGGAGGGGCGTGGGGCAGGAGGTGGGGCCAGAGCAGAAGGTCCAGGAGATGGAGCCTGCCCCAGTCCTCACGGCCACTGGGGATGAGGCTGTCCCGGAACCCGGGCAGCAGAGCCAACGAAGACCCATGGAAACCCCCGTGGGCCAGGAGGCGGGGGCAGTGGAGACATGGCCAGTGCCCCAGAGGCCAGGATCTCCACCGGAGCAGCTCACAGCATCTCTCCCACACCCGTTTCCTCCTGGGCAGGAAGTGAAGGATCCATCAGCTCAGGAAGAAGCCAAGATCTCTTGTGGAGATCCGGTCAGGCCATCACCACCAACCCAGAGCCAGGACCCAGAGCCTCCTCTGCAAGGCACGAAAGGATCCCTTCTTGGCCAGATCCCTCCTGAGGACAACAAAGGCTCTCTCCTGGATCCAGAGCTGCCCTTCTTACCAGACCCGAGTCCACCTCCTTCCTTACCAGAAAGTGCAGGGTCCCTTTTCGACCCGGCCACGTCCGCCATGCAGCAGGCCCCCCTTCCGGACGAGgagccaccctcccagcaagaccCCCTAGCCTCTTCTCTGGAAAGAAAGGCATCCCATCCACAgggggaggcccctcccctgccaggtgAGCAAGGCTCCCCAGAGGATCAGGTGCCGCCGGCCGTGTCCTCTCTCCCTGCAGCTGACATGGCCCTTCCCTCCCCCGGGACACAagagcagcccctcccccctctgccgaAAGACCAGCCCCTGTCcgggccagcctgcctgccttcctcggAGCCCGAGGGGGAAGGACCATTCCGAGACAACCCCCGTCCTTCCACCGACCAGCTTCCTCCTCTGACGGGGCAAAGGGGCTCCCTTCTGGGGACGGAAGGAGAAGCTGCAGAGGAGCCTCCGGGGGGCCTCCTGCAGGGCTCCATGCCAACGCCCACCGAGCACCCCGCAGATCCTCCGCCAAGCCAGACCCCACCTCCAGAGGGGGAAGCAGGGCAGAGCCTCCCGGACCAGACCCCTCCAGTGCTGCAGGACGTGGAGTCAGGCCCTGTCCCAGGCTGGACCCCGGCCTCTTCCCTGCCAGGGGGAGGTGGAGACCTTCCAGGTGAGAGGCAGGGACCCCTGCCCAGCCAGGTCCCGCAGCATCTCCCGGAAGAGGCAGGCTCCTCCCCAGCCCCAGGTGCCCCGCCCACATCCGAGGACCAGGCAATGGCCACTCCGCTGGGAGAGGCGCCGGCGTCTTTGCCGGAGGTGGCCAAGACTCTCCCCGAAGGACAGAACTCCCCAGCGCCTCCCGAAGAAAGGCCTCCCTTGGCGGGCCAACCCTCACCCCCTGGCAGCGCCCCACCCCCAGTGCTGCCGGGCACACCCGTTGGCCCCCATGCTCTGCCTCTGTCCAGCCAAgagcccccccagcccctcctggaCAAGCCGTGTGCCAGGGGAAGTGGCGACGCCAGCACAGCctcagcaggagcaggagcaggagcaggagaggTGGCGGCGGAAGTCCTGGGAAACCTCCACGCCGAGAAGCAACATCTGCAGAAGGAAGCGGAAGGGTCTGGAGGCACTCCTGCCAAGCCTGGGGTTCTCAAGTCCCCGGGGGCCACCAGCAACCCCACCCCCAATGACAGCAGCCCCAGGAGTTCTGCCAACactgcccacccaccccagctgCAGGCTGCCCCAGCCCGCCAAGGGCACGGCCCCGAGCCAGAGAGAGGCAAGCACAAATCCTGCCAGTGCTGTGCCCTCATGTGA
- the PLPPR2 gene encoding phospholipid phosphatase-related protein type 2 isoform X3 translates to MAGVKPEVKRSRSILPCFLLVELVILSGTVLLAYHFEYTETFPIHLQGFFCYDSAYAKPYPGPEDASRAPPVLVYSLVTAVPTAMILVGELAAFCLQPGAHQEKTILSGRCCYFSPVLRRVIRFLGVYSFGLFTTTIFASAGQVVTGNQTPHFLSVCRPNYTALGCRPPPGTLYVTGHGSCTGNPTLVAAARKAFPSKDAALSAYAATYTVMYVTLVLQLKGSRLAKPSLCLALLCPAFLVGVVRVAEYRNHWSDVLAGFLTGGAIAVFLVTCVVNSFQRAPPPAPPPRLPESPASVPGVDLPCVDRALDKLSVAQQVRDHPEEQESPQEFSTLLSQDLERQLARSLRLAAPSTTALAHPYEIAELCLQGSPDPQLCLFPMPTPDVLIPSRSVTSEV, encoded by the exons ATGGCTGGGGTGAAGCCAGAGGTCAAGAGAAGCCGCTCCATTCTGCCCTGCTTCCTTCTGGTGGAG CTCGTGATCCTGTCGGGCACCGTGTTGCTGGCATACCACTTTGAGTACACGGAGACGTTTCCCATCCACCTCCAGGGCTTCTTCTGCTACGACAGTGCCTACGCTAAGCCCTACCCTGGCCCGGAGGATGCCAGCAGGGCCCCGCCGGTCCTGGTCTACTCTCTGGTCACTGCGGTGCCCACTGCCATG ATCCTTGTGGGTGAGCTGGCCGCCTTCTGCCTCCAGCCAGGAGCCCACCAGGAGAAAACGATCCTCTCCGGCCGCTGCTGCTACTTCAGCCCCGTTCTCCGCCGCGTCATCCGCTTCTTGG GCGTCTACTCCTTTGGCCTCTTCACCACCACCATCTTCGCCAGCGCAGGCCAGGTGGTGACCGGGAATCAGACGCCACATTTCCTCTCCGTCTGCCGGCCCAACTACACCGCTCTGGGCTGCCGGCCGCCCCCAGGCACCCTCTACGTCACGGGCCACGGGTCCTGCACAGGGAACCCCACCCTGGTCGCTGCAGCCCGCAAGGCCTTCCCCTCCAAGGATGCCGCCCTCAGCGCCTATGCCGCGACCTACACTGTG ATGTACGTGACGCTGGTGCTGCAGCTGAAGGGTTCCCGTTTGGCTAAGCCCTCCCTGTGCTTGGCCCTCCTGTGTCCGGCCTTCCTCGTAGGGGTGGTGCGTGTGGCGGAGTACCGGAACCACTGGTCCGACGTGCTGGCAGGCTTCCTCACAGGTGGGGCCATTGCCGTCTTCTTG GTGACGTGTGTGGTCAACTCTTTCCAGAGGGCTCCCCCTCCAGCCCCGCCTCCCCGCCTCCCAGAGAGCCCGGCCAGTGTCCCAGGGGTGGACTTGCCCTGTGTAGACAGGGCTCTGGATAAACTGAGTGTCGCGCAG CAGGTGAGGGACCACCCAGAAGAGCAGGAGTCCCCCCAGGAGTTTTCCACGCTCCTCTCCCAAGACTTGGAAAGGCAGCTGGCCCGTTCCCTCCGCCTGGCAGCGCCCAGCACCACCGCGCTGGCCCACCCCTATGA
- the PLPPR2 gene encoding phospholipid phosphatase-related protein type 2 isoform X5, giving the protein MAGVKPEVKRSRSILPCFLLVELVILSGTVLLAYHFEYTETFPIHLQGFFCYDSAYAKPYPGPEDASRAPPVLVYSLVTAVPTAMILVGELAAFCLQPGAHQEKTILSGRCCYFSPVLRRVIRFLGVYSFGLFTTTIFASAGQVVTGNQTPHFLSVCRPNYTALGCRPPPGTLYVTGHGSCTGNPTLVAAARKAFPSKDAALSAYAATYTVMYVTLVLQLKGSRLAKPSLCLALLCPAFLVGVVRVAEYRNHWSDVLAGFLTGGAIAVFLVTCVVNSFQRAPPPAPPPRLPESPASVPGVDLPCVDRALDKLSVAQDRRAVSPGVP; this is encoded by the exons ATGGCTGGGGTGAAGCCAGAGGTCAAGAGAAGCCGCTCCATTCTGCCCTGCTTCCTTCTGGTGGAG CTCGTGATCCTGTCGGGCACCGTGTTGCTGGCATACCACTTTGAGTACACGGAGACGTTTCCCATCCACCTCCAGGGCTTCTTCTGCTACGACAGTGCCTACGCTAAGCCCTACCCTGGCCCGGAGGATGCCAGCAGGGCCCCGCCGGTCCTGGTCTACTCTCTGGTCACTGCGGTGCCCACTGCCATG ATCCTTGTGGGTGAGCTGGCCGCCTTCTGCCTCCAGCCAGGAGCCCACCAGGAGAAAACGATCCTCTCCGGCCGCTGCTGCTACTTCAGCCCCGTTCTCCGCCGCGTCATCCGCTTCTTGG GCGTCTACTCCTTTGGCCTCTTCACCACCACCATCTTCGCCAGCGCAGGCCAGGTGGTGACCGGGAATCAGACGCCACATTTCCTCTCCGTCTGCCGGCCCAACTACACCGCTCTGGGCTGCCGGCCGCCCCCAGGCACCCTCTACGTCACGGGCCACGGGTCCTGCACAGGGAACCCCACCCTGGTCGCTGCAGCCCGCAAGGCCTTCCCCTCCAAGGATGCCGCCCTCAGCGCCTATGCCGCGACCTACACTGTG ATGTACGTGACGCTGGTGCTGCAGCTGAAGGGTTCCCGTTTGGCTAAGCCCTCCCTGTGCTTGGCCCTCCTGTGTCCGGCCTTCCTCGTAGGGGTGGTGCGTGTGGCGGAGTACCGGAACCACTGGTCCGACGTGCTGGCAGGCTTCCTCACAGGTGGGGCCATTGCCGTCTTCTTG GTGACGTGTGTGGTCAACTCTTTCCAGAGGGCTCCCCCTCCAGCCCCGCCTCCCCGCCTCCCAGAGAGCCCGGCCAGTGTCCCAGGGGTGGACTTGCCCTGTGTAGACAGGGCTCTGGATAAACTGAGTGTCGCGCAG
- the PLPPR2 gene encoding phospholipid phosphatase-related protein type 2 isoform X4 → MAGVKPEVKRSRSILPCFLLVELVILSGTVLLAYHFEYTETFPIHLQGFFCYDSAYAKPYPGPEDASRAPPVLVYSLVTAVPTAMILVGELAAFCLQPGAHQEKTILSGRCCYFSPVLRRVIRFLGVYSFGLFTTTIFASAGQVVTGNQTPHFLSVCRPNYTALGCRPPPGTLYVTGHGSCTGNPTLVAAARKAFPSKDAALSAYAATYTVMYVTLVLQLKGSRLAKPSLCLALLCPAFLVGVVRVAEYRNHWSDVLAGFLTGGAIAVFLVTCVVNSFQRAPPPAPPPRLPESPASVPGVDLPCVDRALDKLSVAQVRDHPEEQESPQEFSTLLSQDLERQLARSLRLAAPSTTALAHPYEIAELCLQGSPDPQLCLFPMPTPDVLIPSRSVTSEV, encoded by the exons ATGGCTGGGGTGAAGCCAGAGGTCAAGAGAAGCCGCTCCATTCTGCCCTGCTTCCTTCTGGTGGAG CTCGTGATCCTGTCGGGCACCGTGTTGCTGGCATACCACTTTGAGTACACGGAGACGTTTCCCATCCACCTCCAGGGCTTCTTCTGCTACGACAGTGCCTACGCTAAGCCCTACCCTGGCCCGGAGGATGCCAGCAGGGCCCCGCCGGTCCTGGTCTACTCTCTGGTCACTGCGGTGCCCACTGCCATG ATCCTTGTGGGTGAGCTGGCCGCCTTCTGCCTCCAGCCAGGAGCCCACCAGGAGAAAACGATCCTCTCCGGCCGCTGCTGCTACTTCAGCCCCGTTCTCCGCCGCGTCATCCGCTTCTTGG GCGTCTACTCCTTTGGCCTCTTCACCACCACCATCTTCGCCAGCGCAGGCCAGGTGGTGACCGGGAATCAGACGCCACATTTCCTCTCCGTCTGCCGGCCCAACTACACCGCTCTGGGCTGCCGGCCGCCCCCAGGCACCCTCTACGTCACGGGCCACGGGTCCTGCACAGGGAACCCCACCCTGGTCGCTGCAGCCCGCAAGGCCTTCCCCTCCAAGGATGCCGCCCTCAGCGCCTATGCCGCGACCTACACTGTG ATGTACGTGACGCTGGTGCTGCAGCTGAAGGGTTCCCGTTTGGCTAAGCCCTCCCTGTGCTTGGCCCTCCTGTGTCCGGCCTTCCTCGTAGGGGTGGTGCGTGTGGCGGAGTACCGGAACCACTGGTCCGACGTGCTGGCAGGCTTCCTCACAGGTGGGGCCATTGCCGTCTTCTTG GTGACGTGTGTGGTCAACTCTTTCCAGAGGGCTCCCCCTCCAGCCCCGCCTCCCCGCCTCCCAGAGAGCCCGGCCAGTGTCCCAGGGGTGGACTTGCCCTGTGTAGACAGGGCTCTGGATAAACTGAGTGTCGCGCAG GTGAGGGACCACCCAGAAGAGCAGGAGTCCCCCCAGGAGTTTTCCACGCTCCTCTCCCAAGACTTGGAAAGGCAGCTGGCCCGTTCCCTCCGCCTGGCAGCGCCCAGCACCACCGCGCTGGCCCACCCCTATGA
- the CCDC159 gene encoding coiled-coil domain-containing protein 159 isoform X1, producing the protein MDRSAGEGRASPGSLMMTVATEKRSRALSPSWFLSGAGSTASSGQLVRSASKPPGIIPEFQLMLKNELELIKAQLCAQTKAFEALSHSVTLLEQESRHQQGRIAQMEEELKFAVSSSRETTLEGLMQRRLQEAWKALAAEVKGLHGSMSQKDSSMETLSQEVLESKKFLWEELEAVQAELRHIHQKLKDQDVDITRNLVSIKKMRENQARYTKFLAQLKGRVSGDASDTADSEPGNEEAWPPVNNPLPSGSIWSDKRGLLRVKLRGGHHSRKGAPSGSYLSDSALR; encoded by the exons ATGGACAGGTCGGCGGGAGAGGGGCGGGCCAGCCCG GGAAGCCTGATGATGACCGTGGCCACAGAGAAAAGGAGCCGGGCActctcacccagctggttcctgTCTGGGGCAGGCAGCACAGCGTCCTCC GGCCAGCTGGTAAGGAGTGCATCCAAGCCGCCAG GGATTATTCCCGAATTCCAGCTGATGCTGAAAAATGAACTGGAACTCATCAAAGCTCAGCTCTGTGCCCAAACCAAG GCCTTTGAGGCTCTGAGCCACTCAGTCACTCTGCTGGAGCAGGAGAGCCGGCATCAGCAGGGCCGGATTGCACAGATGGAAG AGGAGCTGAAGTTTGCCGTCAGCTCATCTCGTGAGACCACCTTGGAAGGCCTGATGCAGCGGCGGCTCCAGGAGGCTTGGAAAGCTCTGGCAGCAGAGGTGAAAGGGCTGCATGGATCCATGAGCCAGAAGGACAGCTCCATGGAGACCTTGTCTCAAGAGGTCCTTGAGAG CAAGAAGTTCCTGTGGGAGGAGCTGGAAGCCGTGCAGGCGGAGCTGCGGCACATCCACCAGAAGCTGA AGGACCAGGATGTAGACATCACCAGGAACTTGGTCAGCATTAAGAAGATGCGGGAGAACCAAGCGAGGTACACCAAG TTCCTGGCCCAGCTGAAGGGCAGAGTCTCGGGGGACGCCTCAGACACGGCCGACAGTGAGCCGGGGAATGAGGAGGCCTG GCCACCCgtcaacaaccccctccccagcgGCAGCATCTGGAGCGACAAGAGGGGGCTTCTGAGAGTGAAAC TCCGAGGGGGCCATCACTCGCGCAAGGGCGCGCCCTCCGGCTCCTACCTGTCCGACTCGGCCCTCCGGTAG
- the CCDC159 gene encoding coiled-coil domain-containing protein 159 isoform X2, producing MMTVATEKRSRALSPSWFLSGAGSTASSGQLVRSASKPPGIIPEFQLMLKNELELIKAQLCAQTKAFEALSHSVTLLEQESRHQQGRIAQMEEELKFAVSSSRETTLEGLMQRRLQEAWKALAAEVKGLHGSMSQKDSSMETLSQEVLESKKFLWEELEAVQAELRHIHQKLKDQDVDITRNLVSIKKMRENQARYTKFLAQLKGRVSGDASDTADSEPGNEEAWPPVNNPLPSGSIWSDKRGLLRVKLRGGHHSRKGAPSGSYLSDSALR from the exons ATGATGACCGTGGCCACAGAGAAAAGGAGCCGGGCActctcacccagctggttcctgTCTGGGGCAGGCAGCACAGCGTCCTCC GGCCAGCTGGTAAGGAGTGCATCCAAGCCGCCAG GGATTATTCCCGAATTCCAGCTGATGCTGAAAAATGAACTGGAACTCATCAAAGCTCAGCTCTGTGCCCAAACCAAG GCCTTTGAGGCTCTGAGCCACTCAGTCACTCTGCTGGAGCAGGAGAGCCGGCATCAGCAGGGCCGGATTGCACAGATGGAAG AGGAGCTGAAGTTTGCCGTCAGCTCATCTCGTGAGACCACCTTGGAAGGCCTGATGCAGCGGCGGCTCCAGGAGGCTTGGAAAGCTCTGGCAGCAGAGGTGAAAGGGCTGCATGGATCCATGAGCCAGAAGGACAGCTCCATGGAGACCTTGTCTCAAGAGGTCCTTGAGAG CAAGAAGTTCCTGTGGGAGGAGCTGGAAGCCGTGCAGGCGGAGCTGCGGCACATCCACCAGAAGCTGA AGGACCAGGATGTAGACATCACCAGGAACTTGGTCAGCATTAAGAAGATGCGGGAGAACCAAGCGAGGTACACCAAG TTCCTGGCCCAGCTGAAGGGCAGAGTCTCGGGGGACGCCTCAGACACGGCCGACAGTGAGCCGGGGAATGAGGAGGCCTG GCCACCCgtcaacaaccccctccccagcgGCAGCATCTGGAGCGACAAGAGGGGGCTTCTGAGAGTGAAAC TCCGAGGGGGCCATCACTCGCGCAAGGGCGCGCCCTCCGGCTCCTACCTGTCCGACTCGGCCCTCCGGTAG
- the TMEM205 gene encoding transmembrane protein 205 isoform X3 — MATEGEAGGLVKTAHLFLLSAAWGMQLWVTFIAGFVLFRRVSRHTFGLVQSKLFPFYFYTLLGCSLLNLAIFATYRPRGPLSTRETIQIVLFFLGVLLPATNASWLSRITTKAMFQMQEVEREHGLGEEVGLSAHREEYQRLKEKDAKYRGLRQRFFTFHGLSSLCNLACVLCTGVNLALLALRLDGL; from the exons ATGGCCACGGAAGGGGAGGCGGGAGGCCTGGTCAAAACGGCGCACCTTTTCCTGCTGTCCGCTGCCTGGGGGATGCAGTTATGGGTCACCTTCATAGCAG GGTTTGTTCTTTTCCGGCGGGTGAGCAGACACACCTTTGGCCTGGTACAAAGCAagctcttccccttctatttctaCACCCTCCTCGGCTGCAGTTTGCTGAACCTGGCCATCTTTGCCACGTACCGGCCACGGGGGCCCCTCAGCACCAGGGAAACCATCCAG ATTGTGCTGTTCTTCCTCGGtgtcctcctgcctgccaccaacGCCTCCTGGCTCTCCCGGATCACCACAAAAGCCATGTTCCAGATGCAGGAGGTCGAGCGGGAGCACGGGCTTGGGGAGGAAGTGGGGCTGTCTGCCCACCGGGAGGAGTACCAGCGCCTGAAGGAGAAGGACGCGAAGTACCGGGGCCTGCGCCAGAGGTTCTTCACCTTCCACGGCCTCTCGTCCCTCTGCAACCTGGCTTGCGTCCTCTGCACGGGGGTGAATCTGGCCCTCTTGGCCCTGCGCTTGGATGGCCTGTGA
- the TMEM205 gene encoding transmembrane protein 205 isoform X1, translating to MPAERLAALLKWLLQPGDSWSPQEDPGEEARRGPRVWGSPSPPPPSPPSGAPSPGWPAPLPPTCPSPSRPASRPASRRGRGHGQRGRGQAAFHDASVPPPEPPGRRRGPPCRDGHGRGGGRPGQNGAPFPAVRCLGDAVMGHLHSSLLNLAIFATYRPRGPLSTRETIQIVLFFLGVLLPATNASWLSRITTKAMFQMQEVEREHGLGEEVGLSAHREEYQRLKEKDAKYRGLRQRFFTFHGLSSLCNLACVLCTGVNLALLALRLDGL from the exons ATGCCCGCCGAGAGACTGGCCGCCCTGCTCAAGTGGCTGCTCCAGCCAGGCGATTCCTGGTCTCCTCAGGAGGACCCGGGAGAGGAAGCCAGGCGCGGCCCGAGGGTGTGGGGgtctccctcccctccgcccccctccccgccctccggCGCGCCCTCACCGGGCTGGCCCGCCCCTCTCCCGCCGACCTGTCCATCGCCCTCCCGTCCAGCCTCCCGCCCTGCCTCCCGCCGGGGGCGAGGCCACGGGCAACGGGGGCGTGGCCAGGCCGCCTTTCATGACGCCAGCGTCCCGCCCCCGGAGCCGCCCGGCCGGAGAAGA GGCCCGCCGTGCAGAGATGGCCACGGAAGGGGAGGCGGGAGGCCTGGTCAAAACGGCGCACCTTTTCCTGCTGTCCGCTGCCTGGGGGATGCAGTTATGGGTCACCTTCATAGCAG TTTGCTGAACCTGGCCATCTTTGCCACGTACCGGCCACGGGGGCCCCTCAGCACCAGGGAAACCATCCAG ATTGTGCTGTTCTTCCTCGGtgtcctcctgcctgccaccaacGCCTCCTGGCTCTCCCGGATCACCACAAAAGCCATGTTCCAGATGCAGGAGGTCGAGCGGGAGCACGGGCTTGGGGAGGAAGTGGGGCTGTCTGCCCACCGGGAGGAGTACCAGCGCCTGAAGGAGAAGGACGCGAAGTACCGGGGCCTGCGCCAGAGGTTCTTCACCTTCCACGGCCTCTCGTCCCTCTGCAACCTGGCTTGCGTCCTCTGCACGGGGGTGAATCTGGCCCTCTTGGCCCTGCGCTTGGATGGCCTGTGA
- the TMEM205 gene encoding transmembrane protein 205 isoform X2 encodes MTPASRPRSRPAGEEARRAEMATEGEAGGLVKTAHLFLLSAAWGMQLWVTFIAGFVLFRRVSRHTFGLVQSKLFPFYFYTLLGCSLLNLAIFATYRPRGPLSTRETIQIVLFFLGVLLPATNASWLSRITTKAMFQMQEVEREHGLGEEVGLSAHREEYQRLKEKDAKYRGLRQRFFTFHGLSSLCNLACVLCTGVNLALLALRLDGL; translated from the exons ATGACGCCAGCGTCCCGCCCCCGGAGCCGCCCGGCCGGAGAAGA GGCCCGCCGTGCAGAGATGGCCACGGAAGGGGAGGCGGGAGGCCTGGTCAAAACGGCGCACCTTTTCCTGCTGTCCGCTGCCTGGGGGATGCAGTTATGGGTCACCTTCATAGCAG GGTTTGTTCTTTTCCGGCGGGTGAGCAGACACACCTTTGGCCTGGTACAAAGCAagctcttccccttctatttctaCACCCTCCTCGGCTGCAGTTTGCTGAACCTGGCCATCTTTGCCACGTACCGGCCACGGGGGCCCCTCAGCACCAGGGAAACCATCCAG ATTGTGCTGTTCTTCCTCGGtgtcctcctgcctgccaccaacGCCTCCTGGCTCTCCCGGATCACCACAAAAGCCATGTTCCAGATGCAGGAGGTCGAGCGGGAGCACGGGCTTGGGGAGGAAGTGGGGCTGTCTGCCCACCGGGAGGAGTACCAGCGCCTGAAGGAGAAGGACGCGAAGTACCGGGGCCTGCGCCAGAGGTTCTTCACCTTCCACGGCCTCTCGTCCCTCTGCAACCTGGCTTGCGTCCTCTGCACGGGGGTGAATCTGGCCCTCTTGGCCCTGCGCTTGGATGGCCTGTGA